The Tripterygium wilfordii isolate XIE 37 chromosome 4, ASM1340144v1, whole genome shotgun sequence genome has a window encoding:
- the LOC119997174 gene encoding thioredoxin H2-like, translating into MGSALSSFFGGAADAATEDSSQEPSSVTSFHSSARWQLHFNEAKESPKLMVIDFAASWCGPCKIMEPAVKAMASRFTDVQFSKIDVDELNDVAQEFKIEAMPTFVLVKKGKEVDRVVGAKKDELEKKIVKHRALQAAA; encoded by the exons ATGGGATCTGCACTGTCTTCCTTCTTCGGAGGCGCCGCCGACGCCGCCACTGAGGACTCATCGCAGGAGCCTTCTTCCGTCACATCGTTCCACTCCTCCGCTCGTTGGCAGCTCCACTTCAACGAAGCAAAGGAATCTCCCAAGCTG ATGGTCATAGATTTCGCGGCCTCTTGGTGTGGTCCTTGTAAGATCATGGAGCCCGCAGTCAAAGCCATGGCTTCAAGGTTCACCGACGTCCAGTTCTCCAAAATCGATGTCGACGAGTTGAAT GATGTGGCGCAAGAATTCAAAATAGAGGCTATGCCTACGTTTGTGCTTGTGAAGAAAGGGAAGGAAGTGGATAGGGTGGTTGGGGCCAAGAAGGATGAGCTTGAGAAGAAGATTGTAAAGCACAGGGCTCTTCAAGCTGCTGCTTAG
- the LOC119997172 gene encoding plasma membrane ATPase 1-like, with translation MDNNNAETETMEAVLKEVVDLENVPMEEVFQTLRCNANGLTTESAEERLSIFGYNKLEEKQESKLLKFLGFMWNPLSWVMEAAAIMAIVLANGGGKPPDWQDFVGIITLLLINSTISFIEENNAGNAAAALMAHLAPKAKVLRDGKWTEEDASILVPGDIISVKLGDIIPADARLLEGDPLKIDQSALTGESLPVTKGPGDSVYSGSTCKQGEIEAVVIATGVHTFFGKAAHLVDSTNQVGHFQKVLTAIGNFCICSIAVGMIIEIIVMYPIQDREYRPGIDNLLVLLIGGIPIAMPTVLSVTMAIGSHRLAQQGAITKRMTAIEEMAGMDVLCSDKTGTLTLNKLSVDKNIIEIFAKGVDADTVVLMAARASRVENQDAIDAAIVGMLADPKEARAGIQEVHFLPFNPTDKRTALTYIDSEGKMHRVSKGAPEQILNLAHNKSELERRVHAVIDKFAERGLRSLAVAYQEVPDGRKESLGGPWQFTGLMPLFDPPRHDSADTIRRALNLGVNVKMITGDQLAIGKETGRRLGMGTNMYPSSALLGQNKDESIVALPVDELIEKADGFAGVFPEHKYEIVKRLQARKHICGMTGDGVNDAPALKKADIGIAVADATDAARSASDIVLTEPGLSVIISAVLTSRAIFQRMKNYTIYAVSITIRIVLGFMLLALIWRFDFPPFMVLIIAILNDGTIMTISKDRVKPSPLPDSWKLAEIFTTGIILGGYLAMMTVIFFWAAYKTDFFPRTFGVSSLQQKDEDDFRKLASVIYLQVSTISQALIFVTRSRSWSFVERPGLLLVTAFVIAQLIATLIAVYANWSFSAIEGIGWGWAGVVWLYNLIFYFPLDPIKFVIRYALSGKAWDLVIDQRIAFTRKKDFGKEERELKWAHAQRTLHGLHPPDTKMFTERNSFNELNQMAEEAKRRAEIARLRELTTLKGHVESVVRMKGIDIDTIQQSYTV, from the exons ATGGATAACAACAACGCAGAAACTGAAACTATGGAGGCGGTGTTGAAGGAAGTTGTGGATTTG GAGAACGTCCCCATGGAAGAGGTTTTCCAAACTTTGAGGTGTAACGCAAATGGGCTCACAACTGAATCTGCTGAAGAGAGGCTTTCCATTTTTGGGTACAACAAGCTTGAGGAGAAGCAG GAGAgtaagcttttgaagtttttggggTTCATGTGGAACCCTCTATCTTGGGTCATGGAAGCTGCTGCTATCATGGCCATTGTGCTTGCCAATGGGGGa GGGAAACCTCCGGACTGGCAAGACTTTGTTGGTATTATTACCCTGCTTTTGATTAATTCAACGATAAGCTTTATTGAGGAGAACAATGCAGGTAATGCTGCTGCTGCTCTCATGGCTCATCTTGCACCTAAAGCTAAG GTTCTCCGAGATGGAAAGTGGACTGAGGAGGATGCATCCATTCTTGTCCCTGGTGATATTATTAGTGTTAAGTTGGGAGACATCATTCCTGCAGATGCTCGTCTACTTGAAGGTGACCCATTGAAAATTGATCAG TCTGCACTTACAGGTGAGTCTCTTCCTGTGACTAAAGGCCCTGGAGATAGTGTTTATTCAGGTTCCACTTGCAAGCAAGGAGAGATTGAAGCAGTTGTCATTGCCACGGGTGTCCATACCTTCTTTGGAAAAGCCGCTCACCTTGTGGATTCCACAAATCAAGTTGGGCACTTTCAAAAG GTCTTGACTGCCATAGGGAATTTCTGTATATGTTCAATAGCCGTGGGGATGATAATAGAGATCATTGTCATGTACCCAATTCAGGACCGCGAATATCGGCCTGGAATTGACAATTTGCTGGTACTTCTTATTGGAGGAATCCCAATTGCAATGCCCACAGTTTTATCTGTGACAATGGCAATAGGGTCTCATCGCTTAGCCCAACAG GGTGCTATCACGAAAAGAATGACAGCAATCGAAGAAATGGCAGGCATGGATGTGCTTTGCAGTGACAAAACTGGAACTCTGACCTTGAACAAACTTTCTGTtgacaaaaatattattgaG ATATTTGCCAAAGGAGTGGATGCAGATACTGTTGTTCTCATGGCAGCTCGAGCCTCCCGGGTGGAAAACCAGGATGCAATAGATGCTGCCATAGTGGGGATGTTGGCTGATCCAAAGGAG GCACGAGCTGGAATTCAAGAAGTTCACTTCCTGCCTTTTAACCCAACTGACAAGCGAACAGCTCTGACCTATATTGACAGTGAAGGCAAGATGCATCGTGTCAGTAAAGGTGCACCAGAGCAG ATTTTGAATCTTGCGCACAATAAGTCAGAGTTAGAACGTAGAGTTCATGCGGTCATTGATAAGTTTGCAGAACGGGGATTACGTTCTCTTGCAGTAGCATACCAG GAAGTTCCTGATGGAAGGAAGGAGAGCCTAGGAGGTCCATGGCAATTTACTGGCCTAATGCCATTGTTTGACCCACCTAGACATGATAGTGCAGATACAATACGAAGGGCATTGAATCTCGGGGTAAATGTGAAAATGATCACAG GTGATCAACTAGCAATAGGGAAGGAAACAGGACGTCGACTGGGAATGGGAACCAACATGTATCCTTCTTCGGCATTGCTTGGACAGAACAAGGATGAGTCCATTGTCGCTTTACCTGttgatgaactcatagaaaaGGCTGATGGTTTTGCTGGAGTTTTCCCCG AGCATAAATATGAGATAGTGAAACGGTTGCAAGCCAGGAAACATATATGTGGAATGACTGGTGATGGAGTTAACGATGCCCCTGCTCTTAAGAAAGCTGACATTGGCATAGCTGTTGCTGATGCAACTGATGCAGCTCGCAGTGCTTCTGACATTGTCCTTACAGAACCTGGTCTTAGCGTTATCATTAGTGCTGTGCTAACTAGTCGAGCAATATTCCAGAGGATGAAAAATTATACG ATTTACGCAGTCTCTATTACAATACGTATTGTG CTTGGCTTCATGTTACTGGCCCTCATCTGGAGGTTTGACTTTCCACCCTTCATGGTGCTGATTATTGCTATTCTTAATGATG GTACCATCATGACAATATCAAAGGACAGGGTGAAACCTTCTCCTCTGCCAGATAGCTGGAAGTTGGCAGAGATTTTCACAACGGGGATAATTCTCGGTGGCTACTTGGCAATGATGACGGTGATTTTCTTTTGGGCTGCATACAAGACCGATTTTTTCCCT CGGACATTTGGGGTTTCTAGTCTACAACAAAAGGATGAAGATGACTTTAGAAAGCTTGCCTCAGTAATATACCTGCAAGTGAGCACTATCAGTCAAGCCCTCATATTCGTGACACGCTCTAGGAGTTGGTCTTTTGTTGAGCGACCTGGCCTCTTACTTGTAACAGCTTTTGTGATTGCCCAGCTG ATAGCTACACTGATTGCTGTTTATGCAAACTGGAGTTTTTCTGCAATAGAAGGGATTGGATGGGGTTGGGCTGGTGTAGTATGGCTTTATAACCTCATTTTCTACTTTCCACTCGATCCTATCAAGTTTGTCATTCGATATGCCCTAAGCGGGAAGGCCTGGGATCTTGTTATTGACCAAAGG ATTGCCTTTACTAGGAAGAAAGATTTTGGGAAGGAAGAGCGTGAGCTTAAATGGGCACATGCACAGAGAACGCTCCATGGGCTGCATCCACCCGACACCAAGATGTTCACTGAACGCAACAGTTTCAATGAATTGAACCAGATGGCGGAAGAGGCAAAAAGACGAGCAGAGATTGCAAG GCTGAGAGAACTCACTACACTGAAAGGGCATGTCGAATCAGTGGTGAGAATGAAGGGTATTGACATAGACACAATTCAGCAATCCTACACTGTCTGA
- the LOC119996466 gene encoding putative pentatricopeptide repeat-containing protein At3g28640, whose amino-acid sequence MTQLVRTSNHTIQAWNRLMFVAQNCATMRQVKATQAVFLTHGLHHNNYAISKLVAFCALSNSGSLSYASLLFSSIEKPNSFIYNTLIRAYSRSSQPPLALHYFHLMLSDVDVVPDNHTFHFAILGCVNSNWMILGRQIHNWVLKNGGVTSDSHVQTSLVRLYSVCGVMSDAKKVFGEIPLPDMVQWNVLMNGYIRCDSAAESLRVFQVMLVQGTEPDEYCCTTALTACAQSGVLWQGKWIHEYMRRQRFDLDVFSGTALVDMYAKCGCIDLAVEVFEGMSKRNVFSWAAMIGGFAVHGYARKAIDSLEKMQVEDRIKPDGVAILGVLMACTHAGLQVEGQSLLENMEARYGIVPQHEHYSCVVDLLCRKGQLDEALHLIRRMPMKPLASVWGALLSSCQTHKDVKLAILAAKELLELDNTGVAKEDVAYVQLSNVYFSAEKNEDACRIRKMIDDRGLKKTPGCSMIEVDGMASEFLSGDVSHPLIPHIHAMLELLFFHSIH is encoded by the coding sequence ATGACCCAGCTCGTACGCACCTCCAACCACACCATCCAAGCATGGAATCGCTTGATGTTCGTAGCTCAAAACTGCGCCACAATGCGCCAAGTCAAGGCCACCCAAGCTGTCTTCCTCACCCACGGCCTCCACCACAACAACTATGCCATCAGCAAGCTCGTTGCTTTTTGCGCTCTCTCCAACTCCGGTAGCCTCTCCTACGCGTCCCTTCTATTTAGCTCTATCGAGAAACCCAATTCATTTATCTACAACACTCTTATTAGAGCATACTCTCGTAGTTCGCAGCCTCCTTTGGCTCTTCATTACTTTCATCTCATGTTAAGCGATGTTGATGTTGTCCCTGATAATCACACATTTCACTTTGCTATCTTGGGGTGTGTAAATTCTAATTGGATGATTTTGGGTCGGCAAATTCACAATTGGGTACTTAAAAATGGCGGTGTTACATCGGATAGTCATGTGCAGACATCACTTGTTAGGTTGTATAGTGTGTGCGGAGTTATGAGTGATGCCAagaaggtgtttggtgaaattcCTCTTCCAGATATGGTGCAGTGGAATGTGCTTATGAATGGATACATTCGGTGTGATTCAGCTGCTGAGTCTTTGAGGGTTTTTCAAGTTATGCTGGTGCAGGGGACTGAGCCTGATGAGTATTGCTGCACTACTGCGTTGACCGCATGTGCGCAATCTGGGGTTCTTTGGCAAGGTAAGTGGATTCATGAGTATATGAGGAGGCAACGGTTTGATCTAGATGTGTTTTCTGGTACAGCTCTTGTGGATATGTATGCCAAATGTGGATGCATAGACCTGGCTGTGGAAGTCTTTGAGGGGATGAGTAAGAGGAATGTGTTCAGCTGGGCTGCCATGATTGGTGGCTTTGCAGTGCATGGTTATGCAAGGAAAGCAATTGATTCTTTAGAGAAGATGCAGGTTGAAGATAGGATTAAGCCTGATGGGGTTGCCATTCTTGGGGTTTTGATGGCTTGTACCCATGCAGGACTGCAAGTGGAAGGGCAATCATTGCTGGAGAATATGGAAGCTCGATATGGGATTGTTCCTCAGCATGAACACTACAGTTGTGTGGTAGACTTGCTTTGTAGGAAAGGTCAATTGGATGAAGCACTTCATCTCATAAGGAGAATGCCAATGAAGCCGCTTGCTTCAGTTTGGGGTGCTTTACTGAGTAGTTGTCAAACACACAAGGACGTCAAGCTTGCGATTCTTGCTGCGAAAGAGCTTCTAGAGCTAGATAATACTGGTGTTGCCAAAGAAGATGTAGCATATGTTCAATTGTCAAATGTTTACTTTAGTGCAGAGAAGAATGAAGATGCTTGTAGGATCCGGAAGATGATAGATGACAGAGGGTTAAAGAAAACCCCAGGATGCAGTATGATAGAGGTGGATGGGATGGCGAGCGAGTTTCTTTCAGGGGATGTATCGCATCCGCTTATACCTCATATACATGCAATGCTGGAACTGTTGTtctttcattcaattcattaa